From Salvia splendens isolate huo1 chromosome 16, SspV2, whole genome shotgun sequence, a single genomic window includes:
- the LOC121772350 gene encoding uncharacterized protein LOC121772350 isoform X2, whose product MLSACILLSYGGLQSGVWRFCPFPYEHSVRCIGRECHMQLEMQLHRLRNEMEDVLFDAKELEEKLHEAIEERSTIEMLVIELEKEHDEAILKIKLLEGEVQNLKDEAQRLKEIQGKILSSYMGQDGRHLTITHNIGKSPYRLDYDREEVTEDVSKDEMRMFAQIISKEYSVLARERKVALSRSLFSMLLSLVVGLIVWKAKAPCTPLVMALFVVVTLSLRSVLQLCARVEHKPASESLALLSINWFILGTLAYPMFPVVARFLAPVA is encoded by the exons ATGCTCTCTGCCTGCATTTTGTTATCCTATGGAGGCTTGCAATCTGGGGTATGGCGGTTCTGTCCCTTCCCGTACGAGCATTCAGTGCGTTGTATAGGGAGAGAATG TCATATGCAGCTAGAGATGCAACTCCATCGACTGAGAAATGAAATGGAAGATGTTCTTTTCGATGCTAAGGAGCTAGAAGAGAAACTCCACGAGGCCATAGAAGAACGTTCAACAATTGAGATGTTGGTTATAGAACTCGAGAAAGAGCACGACGAAGCCATCCTTAAGATTAAGCTACTAGAAGGGGAG GTCCAGAATCTGAAGGACGAAGCACAACGATTGAAGGAGATTCAAGGGAAAATTCTCTCTAGCTACATGGGTCAAGACGGCCGCCATCTCACTATCACTCATAACATCGGTAAATCACCTTACAGACTTGATTATGACAGAGAAGAAGTGACTGAAGATGTTTCCAAGGATGAGATGAGGATGTTTGCGCAGATAATCTCAAAGGAGTACAGTGTTCTAGCACGAGAGAGGAAGGTAGCGCTATCTCGAAGCCTATTTAGCATGTTGCTATCCCTCGTGGTTGGTTTAATCGTCTGGAAAGCCAAAGCTCCGTGCACGCCTCTAGTAATGGCTCTTTTTGTCGTTGTCACCTTGTCGTTGCGTAGCGTTCTCCAGTTATGTGCACGGGTTGAGCATAAACCCGCATCAGAGTCCCTCGCCCTCTTGAGCATCAACTGGTTTATACTTGGAACTTTAGCTTATCCCATGTTTCCAGTGGTGGCTCGTTTCTTGGCTCCGGTGGCTTGA
- the LOC121772350 gene encoding uncharacterized protein LOC121772350 isoform X1 produces the protein MALLVSALVGLVLRPLLLAKLSCQVGARGLCFVVLTWLEVLRYALCLHFVILWRLAIWGMAVLSLPVRAFSALYRERMLEMQLHRLRNEMEDVLFDAKELEEKLHEAIEERSTIEMLVIELEKEHDEAILKIKLLEGEVQNLKDEAQRLKEIQGKILSSYMGQDGRHLTITHNIGKSPYRLDYDREEVTEDVSKDEMRMFAQIISKEYSVLARERKVALSRSLFSMLLSLVVGLIVWKAKAPCTPLVMALFVVVTLSLRSVLQLCARVEHKPASESLALLSINWFILGTLAYPMFPVVARFLAPVA, from the exons ATGGCTCTGTTGGTGTCTGCATTAGTGGGATTGGTACTAAGGCCTCTCTTACTAGCAAAGCTATCTTGCCAAGTCGGGGCGCGAGGCCTCTGCTTCGTTGTGTTGACGTGGTTGGAGGTGTTGAGATATGCTCTCTGCCTGCATTTTGTTATCCTATGGAGGCTTGCAATCTGGGGTATGGCGGTTCTGTCCCTTCCCGTACGAGCATTCAGTGCGTTGTATAGGGAGAGAATG CTAGAGATGCAACTCCATCGACTGAGAAATGAAATGGAAGATGTTCTTTTCGATGCTAAGGAGCTAGAAGAGAAACTCCACGAGGCCATAGAAGAACGTTCAACAATTGAGATGTTGGTTATAGAACTCGAGAAAGAGCACGACGAAGCCATCCTTAAGATTAAGCTACTAGAAGGGGAG GTCCAGAATCTGAAGGACGAAGCACAACGATTGAAGGAGATTCAAGGGAAAATTCTCTCTAGCTACATGGGTCAAGACGGCCGCCATCTCACTATCACTCATAACATCGGTAAATCACCTTACAGACTTGATTATGACAGAGAAGAAGTGACTGAAGATGTTTCCAAGGATGAGATGAGGATGTTTGCGCAGATAATCTCAAAGGAGTACAGTGTTCTAGCACGAGAGAGGAAGGTAGCGCTATCTCGAAGCCTATTTAGCATGTTGCTATCCCTCGTGGTTGGTTTAATCGTCTGGAAAGCCAAAGCTCCGTGCACGCCTCTAGTAATGGCTCTTTTTGTCGTTGTCACCTTGTCGTTGCGTAGCGTTCTCCAGTTATGTGCACGGGTTGAGCATAAACCCGCATCAGAGTCCCTCGCCCTCTTGAGCATCAACTGGTTTATACTTGGAACTTTAGCTTATCCCATGTTTCCAGTGGTGGCTCGTTTCTTGGCTCCGGTGGCTTGA